GCACGCGCGCGTACGAGGGCGTCCGCGGCGTCCTCCCCGAGGATCGTCCGCACCGAGAAGCCGGCCGCCCGCAACGCGGAAGCGGCCGGCTGCGCCGCGCGGGCGCCCCGGCCGCGGCCCGCGGTGGGGTTGACGAAGAGGGTGATCTCGCTGGTCACGCGACCGACCCTATGAGCTGCCTGCCGATCTTCAGGTCACGTCGTCATAACCGTTGACCCGGTCCGAGCGGTCCGAGCTCGCCTGCTCGGGCAGGGCGGCCCGGCTGGTGGTCACGGCCTCGATCTCGCCGATGTCGTCGGGGGTGAGATCCAGTTCGGAGGCCTCGTCGTCGTCGGGGCCGAGGGCCTCGCGACGGCTGCGTCGGCGGTCGTTGAGCAGCGAGAAGGCGGTGGCCGCGAAGTACAGGATCCAGATCGGCCCGGCGAGCGCCAGCATGGTCAGCGGGTCGGTGCTGGGCGTGGCGATGGCCGCGAACACCGTGATGCCCATGATCATGCCGCGCCACCAGCCGAGCATGCGCTTGCCGGTGAGTGCCCCGGTGAGGTTGAGCATGACCAGCAGCAGCGGCAGCTCGAACGAGAGGCCGAAGACGAGCACCATCCGCATGACCAGGTCGAGCAGGTCGTCCAGCGGAAGGAGGTTGGACGTGCCGCCCGGGGTGAACTCGAGGAGCACCTTCGCCGTGGTGGGAAGCACCGTGTACGCGAAGTAGGCGCCGACGATGAACAGCGGGGCGCCCGTGGCGACGAAGGCGTAGGCGTACTTCTTCTCGTGCCGGTGCAGGCCCGGGGCGACGAAGGCCCACAGCTGGTAGAGCCAGGCCGGCGAGGCCAGCACGACACCGGCCATCAAGGACACCTTCAGCGCCAGCGTGAAGGGCGTGAGCAGGCCGTTGATGGTGATCTGCGCGCAGGGCTTCGTGCCCACCTGCGACTTGGCCAGTTCCGCGAAGGTCTTGTCACAGCCGACCGAGTCGAGGATCGGCTTGGTGATCAAGTTGATGATGTCGTTGTAGAAGAAGGCGGCGACGACCGTGACGGCGACGATCGACACAATCGCCTTGGCGAGCCGGTTGCGGAGCTCGCGAAGGTGCTCCGCGAGGGGCATGCGCCCCTCGGGATCCCTCTCCTGCTTGCGGGCAGACTTCAGCAACCCACGTTCCCATCTCGTGCGGCGGGCCGGAGGTCACCGGCCCTGCGTCAGCGCTTGGTCGTGTCCGTGGGCTCGTTGACCGGACGCGAGCTGGTCACGTCGCCGGGCGCTGCCTGGATGGTGCGGTGCGCGGACTGCTCGTCGTTGTTGGGCGGGCCGGCCGGCGTCGTGGACGACTTGTTCTCGTCCTTCATCGCCTTGGCCTCGCTCTTGAGGATGCGGGCCGACTTGCCGAGCGACCGAGCCATGTCCGGAAGCTTCTTCGCGCCGAACAGCAGGATGATGACGACGAGGATGAGAATGATCTCGGGGGCTCCGAGCCTTCCGAACATAAGTCTTTACCTTCTCACCGAGGCGGCTGTGGTGGGGTGCTGTCCGACCGGTCGGACAAGTGTCCGAACGATCGTGCTGGCAGCGATCGTAACGCTCAGGGGTAAACGTGGGGCAATCCCTCTGCATCCCCTGTGCGTACTCCCGTCCGCGACCAGTGCCTCGTTAACCGGGCCGCGACCAGCAGAGTACCTGTACGAACCGCCGACGTGACAGGGCGAAGTGTCCCGAAACGCAACTCACAGCCGCCTGCCGGACGGCTCAGAGAGCGTCCGCGGAACGGGCGGCGCTCTCCGCGGCCCGCTCCAGGTCCTCGGCGGCCCGGTTGATACGGCGCGCCGAGTCCGTGACCTGCCTGCCCAGACGCTGTGCCGCCACGAAGACCCGCACGGCGAGCACCCCGAGCACGACGAGACCCACGAAACCCACAGCAACCGCGAACATCGGCCAGAACATGACGCCGAGCCTAGACCTTCCCGAGCGGGCGAACGCCCCGGCCCACTAGACGGTGGAGTGCAGCCTGAGGGTCCGCACACCGCCGCCGGTGAGCAGCTCCACGATCCGCTCCCCCGCGGGCTTGCGGACGGACGCGCCGCACTCCGGGCAGGTGAAGGAGTAGAAGGTGGTGCGGCTCGTGGCGCCGATGGCCAGGCGCAGGGCGCCCGCGGCGAGCTCGAAGCACCCTCGGCAGTCGGGGCAGCCCGCCTTGAACACGACCGGGGTCACGCTTCTCATCCCGGCGAACGCGGACTCCACCGTCATGCCCCGCACACCGGACGTCACCGACTCGCTCAAGCCCTCGCTCCTCTTTCTGGGGTCGTTCGCCTCCGGGGCGCCACGGCCGGTGTCGCGGATCGGGCCGTGCCCGGCCGTGGACCCCGGTGGGCGCCTGCGGCTCACTCGGGTCCGTCGCCCGACCCGTCCGGAACCGCGTGCGGCCCGCGCACGCCGGCCTCCACGACTCGAGCCGTCCGCACCGCCTCGATCCCGTCGTACGCCGCCAGGGCCTCGCGGGCCGCCTGCCGGGCGCTGTCGGCGAGCTCCGGCGGCGACACGATCCGGCCGTCCCGCCCGAGCCGCAGCGCCAGGCGCCGGAGCGACGCCGGTTCGGGGGTCCGCAGAGTGATACGCAGCCCGCCGTCCGGCAGCTCATCCGCACTGTCGTGCGGGTAGTACTCCGCGACCCAGCGGCCTCCGGGCCCGACCTCGACCACGACCTCCGGGTCCTCGGCCGCGGGCTGCACCAGCGCCTGCGAGAGGTCCCGCAGCTCGATCTCGGGCGGCGCCGACGGCTCGTCCAGGATTTTGATCTCGGCGACCCGGTCGAGCCGGAAGGTGCGGCGCGCCTCGGAACGGCGGCACCAGGCCTCGACATAGGTGTGCCCGACGCTGACCAGGCGGATCGGGTCGATCTCCCGCTCGGTGACCTCGTCGCGCGCGGGCGAGTAGTAGCGGATCCACAGCCGGCGGCGCTCGGCGATCGCCCGGTCGACGTCCGCGAACACGCCGCCCTCGGACTCGAAGGTCACCGACAGGCGCGAGCTGGCGCCCGCCGCCTCGCCGGCCGCGGTCTCGACCTTGGCCGTCGCCCGCAGCAGCGCCTGCCGGTCGCTCTCGCGCAGTCCGGGCAGCGTGGACACCGCCCGGGCGGCGACGAGCAGGGCGGTGGCCTCGTCGGCGGCGAGTCTGAGCGGCTCGGCGGCTTCCGCCGCGAGGGCGGCCGGGTTGTGCCACCAGATGCGCTCGCCGTCGGTGTCGATGTCGAGCAGGTCGCCACCGCGGAAGCTGGTGCCGCACATGGGCAGCACGTCGAGGTCGGAGACCAGTTCGTCCTCGCTGATGCCGAAGGCGCGCGCGACGTCCTCGACCCGGGCTCCGGGGCGCTCCTTCAGATACGTCACCAGCGAGAGCATCCGCCGGGTCTGGTCGATGGCGTTCACGGGCCTGACCGGTTTGCCTGCCACTGTCTCTCCGCTCCCCCTCAGCCCTTGGCCACGGCCCGCAGCCGGTCCACCACGTCGGCCCGCAGCTCGGCGGGCTCCAGGACGACCACGTCCGGCCCGAACTCCACCAGCCAGGCGTCCAAGCCGTGACCGTACGGAATCTCCAACTCGTCCCAGCCGTCGCCGAGTTCCCGAACGGAGGTGGCCTTCGCCCGAAGGGGGTATCCCGATCCCGTACGCAGCCGGATCCGCGCCGAGCGGTCGGCGGTCTCCCCGGCCCAGCCCGCGACGGTCTCCCGGACGGTGACGACGTCCGGCACGTCAGCGGTGTACCGGCCACCGCGCGAGCGGACCTTGCCGGTGATCCGCGACAGCCGGAAGACCCGCTCGGCGCCCCGGTCGCGGTCCCAGCCCGCCAGGTACCAGTGGCCCCGCCAGCACTCCAGCGCCCACGGCTCCACGTGCCGCTGCTCGGGGTGGGCGGCGGTGGCCTTGCGGTAGTCGAAGGCGACGGGCCGACGGTCCCGGCAGGCCAGCATCAGCGGCTCGAACGCCGACTCGTGCACGGGGATGCGCGGCTCCAGCGCGCCGTGCGACCCGTACGGGTCGACGTCCTCGGGGAGTCCGGCCGCGCGCAGCTTCTGCAGGGCGCCGCTGGCCGCTCCGGCGAGCCGGGCCTGCTGCCACACCTTGGCGGCCAGCCCGAGAGCGGCGGCCTCCTCCGCGTCCAGGGTGATGGGCGGGAGGCGGTTGCTGTCGCGGCGGGCCATGTAGCCGACGTCGCCGTCGAGGCTCTCGACGGTCTCGATGACCAGCCCGAGTTCACGCAGGTCGTCCTTGTCGCGCTCGAACATGCGGTTGAACGAATCATCGGAGCCGCTCGCGCCGTTGCCCGGCCCGAAGGCCTCGACGTAGGCCTCGATGGAGTCGCGCAGCTCACGCTTGCTGAGCGGCCGGCGTGTCCCGAGCAGACACAGCGCCAGGTTCATCAGCCGCTCGGCCTTGGCAATGGCCATCGACGCGCTTCGCCTCCCTATGGTGCTTACGAGCGATGACCGTACCGCCACACGGTGGCACGGCAAAAGCCGAGGGCCCATGCCCGAACAGGCATGGGCCCCACATGATCGAGTCTGTTCGGATCCTGCTCAGACCCCGAGCAGGTCGACCACGAAGATCAGCGTCTCGCCCGGCTTGATCAGAGGGGTCGGGCTCTGGTTGCCGTAGGCGAGGTGGGCGGGAACGGTCAGCTGACGGCGGCCGCCGACCTTCATGCCCTGTACGCCCTGGTCCCAGCCCTTGATGACCCGGCCGCCGCCCAGCGGGAAGCGGAAGGGGGTGCCGCGGTTCCAGCTGGCGTCGAACTCCTCACCAGTGCTGAAGGAGACACCCACGTAGTGCACGGTGACGGTCTGGCCGGCCTGCGCGACCGGGCCGTCGCCCTCCCAGATGTCCTTGATCTCGAGGTCCGCCGGGGGCTCGCCGCCCGGGAAGTCGATCTCGGGCTTGTCGATGCTCACTTCATCTCTCCTTGTTACGTGACCTGCGTCGGGAACAGTCTCACAGACCGGCCGGGTCAGACCGTGCCGAGGATGTCCACGGTGAAGACCAGCGTGTTCTTGGACAGCTCGCTGTTCGGGCTCGCGCCGTAGCCGAGGGAGGGCGGGATCACCAGCAGCACCCGGTCGCCCACGTGCTTGCCGACGAGGCCCTTGTCCCAGCCCGCCACCACGGAGCCGTTGCCGATCTGGAAGGCGGTCGCGCCGCCGTGGTCCCAGGAGGAGTCGAACTTCTTGCCGTCCTCCCACTTGACCCCGGTGTACTGGGCGATGAGGCCCTGGCCGGCCTCGACCTTCTTGCCGTCGCCCTTGATCAGCACCTGCTGCTTGAGGTCCTTGGGAGCCTTCTCGCCCTTGGGGACGGTGATGACCGCGGCCTTCTGCGACGGGGACTTCACCTCGGGCATGCCCGCCTCGGAGGCCGCCTGCTCGCCCTTGGCCTCGCCCTTGACGTCGACGCTCGCGGCCCCGACCGGGTCGACCACCCAGATCAGCACGTCCTTCGCGGAGATCCCGGAGGACGTGTTCAGGCTCTGGCCGATCAGATCACCCGCGGTGCCCTGCACCAGGATCCGGCTGCCGGGCTTCTTGCCCTTGACCGCGTCGAGGACCTTCTCGGGGAGCTGCTGACTCGGCTTGCCGATCTGCTCGATGGACTGCCGTCGGGGTGCGTTGTCACCCGTCGATCCCGCGGCCCAGGTGCCGCCGAGCTCCTGGCCACCGCTCCATTTCTCGACGGTCCAGTCCAGGCGGACGAAGTCCGAGCCCTTGATCGGGGCCCCGCTGCCCGCCGAGACCGTCTCGACCACGGTCTTGTCGGACGGCTTGCCGTCCTTGGGCACGGAGATCTCGGGCTTCGCCCCGACCTTCCCCTTGACCTCGGCGACGCCTCCCGCCGCGTCACCGTTGTTCCCGTCGTCCGACCCGCACGCGGCGGTGAACAACAGGGCGGGAACGGCCAGCAGCGCGGCCACGAGTCGTTTCGTGTTGTAGTTCATCAGTCCAACTGGGATCGGGGGTGGGGGGCAATGGCCGCCACTCTACGGCGTACACGCTCCCCGCTCGGTTCACCGCGCGACACGACGTCACCCGGGCCG
This is a stretch of genomic DNA from Streptomyces hawaiiensis. It encodes these proteins:
- a CDS encoding helix-turn-helix transcriptional regulator — translated: MAGKPVRPVNAIDQTRRMLSLVTYLKERPGARVEDVARAFGISEDELVSDLDVLPMCGTSFRGGDLLDIDTDGERIWWHNPAALAAEAAEPLRLAADEATALLVAARAVSTLPGLRESDRQALLRATAKVETAAGEAAGASSRLSVTFESEGGVFADVDRAIAERRRLWIRYYSPARDEVTEREIDPIRLVSVGHTYVEAWCRRSEARRTFRLDRVAEIKILDEPSAPPEIELRDLSQALVQPAAEDPEVVVEVGPGGRWVAEYYPHDSADELPDGGLRITLRTPEPASLRRLALRLGRDGRIVSPPELADSARQAAREALAAYDGIEAVRTARVVEAGVRGPHAVPDGSGDGPE
- a CDS encoding FKBP-type peptidyl-prolyl cis-trans isomerase encodes the protein MNYNTKRLVAALLAVPALLFTAACGSDDGNNGDAAGGVAEVKGKVGAKPEISVPKDGKPSDKTVVETVSAGSGAPIKGSDFVRLDWTVEKWSGGQELGGTWAAGSTGDNAPRRQSIEQIGKPSQQLPEKVLDAVKGKKPGSRILVQGTAGDLIGQSLNTSSGISAKDVLIWVVDPVGAASVDVKGEAKGEQAASEAGMPEVKSPSQKAAVITVPKGEKAPKDLKQQVLIKGDGKKVEAGQGLIAQYTGVKWEDGKKFDSSWDHGGATAFQIGNGSVVAGWDKGLVGKHVGDRVLLVIPPSLGYGASPNSELSKNTLVFTVDILGTV
- the tatC gene encoding twin-arginine translocase subunit TatC, whose translation is MLKSARKQERDPEGRMPLAEHLRELRNRLAKAIVSIVAVTVVAAFFYNDIINLITKPILDSVGCDKTFAELAKSQVGTKPCAQITINGLLTPFTLALKVSLMAGVVLASPAWLYQLWAFVAPGLHRHEKKYAYAFVATGAPLFIVGAYFAYTVLPTTAKVLLEFTPGGTSNLLPLDDLLDLVMRMVLVFGLSFELPLLLVMLNLTGALTGKRMLGWWRGMIMGITVFAAIATPSTDPLTMLALAGPIWILYFAATAFSLLNDRRRSRREALGPDDDEASELDLTPDDIGEIEAVTTSRAALPEQASSDRSDRVNGYDDVT
- a CDS encoding helix-turn-helix transcriptional regulator, with the translated sequence MAIAKAERLMNLALCLLGTRRPLSKRELRDSIEAYVEAFGPGNGASGSDDSFNRMFERDKDDLRELGLVIETVESLDGDVGYMARRDSNRLPPITLDAEEAAALGLAAKVWQQARLAGAASGALQKLRAAGLPEDVDPYGSHGALEPRIPVHESAFEPLMLACRDRRPVAFDYRKATAAHPEQRHVEPWALECWRGHWYLAGWDRDRGAERVFRLSRITGKVRSRGGRYTADVPDVVTVRETVAGWAGETADRSARIRLRTGSGYPLRAKATSVRELGDGWDELEIPYGHGLDAWLVEFGPDVVVLEPAELRADVVDRLRAVAKG
- a CDS encoding FKBP-type peptidyl-prolyl cis-trans isomerase; protein product: MSIDKPEIDFPGGEPPADLEIKDIWEGDGPVAQAGQTVTVHYVGVSFSTGEEFDASWNRGTPFRFPLGGGRVIKGWDQGVQGMKVGGRRQLTVPAHLAYGNQSPTPLIKPGETLIFVVDLLGV
- the tatA gene encoding Sec-independent protein translocase subunit TatA, with amino-acid sequence MFGRLGAPEIILILVVIILLFGAKKLPDMARSLGKSARILKSEAKAMKDENKSSTTPAGPPNNDEQSAHRTIQAAPGDVTSSRPVNEPTDTTKR